In a single window of the Haloarcula salinisoli genome:
- a CDS encoding inorganic phosphate transporter: MVEYLLAIGVVAAVFVGFNIGGSSTGITWGPSVGAGIVRKSTAAAVMTVFVFLGGWTVGRNVMTTLSEGIITMELSLSAGVAVLFFIGLGILVANIFGVPVPTSMTTVGAIAGLGLATDTLNYRTIVEIISWWVVTPVLGFWIGVTVGRYVYPVIDRRVQIEKSRGPLLVLDREGRLPRPALGPNTTVRELVTTLVVLTIGCYMAFSAGASNVPNAAAPLVSGGSLEIDVGILIATVAIGLGGFTIARRTMTSVGGELSEIPLLAALFVMVTASTITTLLSWIGIPISLVMATVMTIVGIGWGRATRPITVRGAVTRDTADHEIAPGAITADTAPGKAAAPIGEPEPQPVLDARELFNPRAVIKYVSMWVIGPTMSTALAYVFFLVVPGVA, translated from the coding sequence ATGGTCGAGTACCTCCTGGCAATCGGTGTCGTCGCCGCGGTGTTCGTCGGTTTCAACATCGGGGGCTCTTCCACGGGGATAACGTGGGGGCCCTCGGTTGGCGCAGGAATCGTGCGCAAATCGACAGCTGCGGCGGTGATGACGGTGTTCGTTTTCCTCGGCGGCTGGACCGTGGGCCGGAACGTTATGACGACGCTCAGCGAGGGCATCATCACGATGGAGCTCTCGCTGTCGGCGGGTGTAGCGGTCCTCTTTTTCATCGGGCTTGGCATCCTCGTCGCCAACATCTTCGGGGTGCCGGTGCCGACGTCGATGACTACCGTCGGTGCCATCGCCGGGCTGGGACTGGCGACCGACACGCTGAACTACCGGACCATCGTCGAGATAATCTCGTGGTGGGTCGTGACACCGGTCCTCGGATTCTGGATCGGCGTGACGGTCGGCCGATACGTCTACCCAGTCATCGACCGTCGCGTCCAAATCGAGAAGTCCCGCGGACCGTTGCTCGTCCTCGACCGCGAGGGGAGGCTGCCCCGACCCGCACTCGGTCCGAACACGACCGTCCGAGAACTGGTGACGACACTCGTCGTCCTCACCATCGGGTGTTACATGGCCTTCAGTGCCGGCGCGAGCAACGTGCCCAACGCGGCCGCACCGCTGGTCAGTGGTGGCAGTCTCGAGATAGATGTCGGCATCCTCATCGCGACGGTGGCCATCGGGCTGGGCGGGTTCACCATCGCGCGACGGACGATGACCTCCGTCGGCGGCGAGCTGAGCGAGATTCCGCTGCTCGCAGCCCTTTTCGTCATGGTGACCGCTTCGACAATCACCACGCTGCTCTCCTGGATCGGCATCCCCATCAGCCTCGTGATGGCGACGGTGATGACAATCGTCGGAATCGGCTGGGGGCGGGCCACCCGACCGATCACCGTCCGTGGCGCCGTCACCCGCGACACAGCCGACCACGAAATCGCGCCGGGAGCCATCACGGCCGATACCGCGCCCGGGAAGGCCGCGGCGCCCATCGGCGAGCCCGAGCCACAGCCAGTGCTCGACGCCAGAGAACTGTTCAACCCCCGGGCCGTCATCAAGTACGTCTCCATGTGGGTCATCGGACCGACGATGTCGACAGCGCTGGCGTACGTGTTCTTTCTGGTGGTCCCCGGCGTCGCGTGA
- a CDS encoding CBS domain-containing protein: MTGQLVADVMTSPVLTVSATDPTSDVARAMAREDIKSVVVITEDCSVEGIFTATDYMELGVAASHPESTTIGDCMTTSVVTVSPSDSVTAAADQMVDHDISHLPVVGSDDQVTGIVSSTDLTVCLAP, translated from the coding sequence ATGACAGGCCAACTGGTCGCTGACGTGATGACCAGCCCAGTGTTGACTGTCTCGGCCACCGACCCGACCAGCGACGTCGCCAGAGCCATGGCTCGCGAGGACATCAAGTCGGTCGTCGTCATCACCGAGGACTGCAGCGTCGAGGGTATCTTCACCGCGACCGATTACATGGAGCTCGGCGTCGCCGCTTCGCACCCCGAATCGACGACTATCGGCGACTGCATGACGACCAGCGTCGTGACCGTATCGCCGTCGGACAGCGTGACCGCGGCGGCCGACCAGATGGTCGACCACGACATCAGCCATCTCCCCGTCGTCGGGTCGGACGACCAGGTCACTGGTATTGTCTCCAGCACCGATCTGACGGTCTGTCTCGCGCCGTAG
- a CDS encoding DUF2250 domain-containing protein: MSAQAESDRLRLEAGTIMTRYQQVQEALEQARSEDGDHWDTGTLTITLDTPQGDPIDITLDLEEDPAANAQSRYERAKELEAERERREQIVGQLAPLPADPVAYLICYHLDTVEGNYPRSMAGHLDADRAHVEELCEEMERAGLLERVESGTVKQRNVKAKAADEVRQHHTYYRLSREGDHLLRFLDDADGQVNVLRHLPDGHTLVERLARGGPDYPRMSARDLEMEFEYVRHLYRALRQVGLVMKYEGSTIKGTERSLKPKTETHRKHTYYVTTDRGDEVRRRVDESAK; the protein is encoded by the coding sequence ATGTCTGCACAGGCCGAGTCCGACCGCCTCCGCCTGGAAGCGGGCACCATCATGACCCGCTACCAGCAGGTACAAGAGGCCCTCGAACAGGCCCGTTCCGAGGACGGCGACCACTGGGACACCGGCACCCTGACGATTACCCTCGACACGCCCCAGGGCGACCCGATCGATATAACCCTCGACCTCGAGGAGGACCCTGCGGCCAACGCCCAGAGCCGGTACGAACGGGCCAAGGAGCTCGAAGCCGAACGCGAACGGAGAGAACAGATCGTCGGCCAGTTGGCGCCGCTGCCCGCCGACCCCGTCGCGTATCTCATCTGCTACCATCTCGATACCGTCGAGGGGAACTATCCCCGCTCGATGGCTGGCCACCTCGACGCAGACCGTGCACACGTCGAGGAACTCTGCGAGGAGATGGAGCGGGCAGGGCTGCTCGAACGTGTCGAGTCGGGCACGGTCAAACAGCGAAACGTCAAAGCCAAAGCGGCCGACGAGGTGCGCCAGCATCACACCTACTACCGGCTCTCACGGGAGGGCGACCACCTCCTGCGGTTCCTCGACGACGCCGACGGACAGGTGAACGTCCTGCGACACCTCCCCGACGGGCACACGCTCGTCGAGCGGCTGGCCCGTGGCGGTCCGGACTACCCGCGGATGTCCGCCAGAGACCTCGAGATGGAGTTCGAGTACGTCCGTCACCTGTATCGAGCCCTCCGGCAGGTCGGTCTGGTGATGAAATACGAGGGAAGCACCATCAAGGGGACCGAGCGGTCGCTGAAACCCAAGACAGAGACCCACCGCAAGCATACGTACTACGTCACGACCGACCGTGGTGACGAGGTACGTCGTCGTGTCGACGAGTCGGCGAAATAA
- the katG gene encoding catalase/peroxidase HPI, with protein MSRPSHEWWPNRLQLDILDQNAQNLGPYDEDFDYAEAFQTLDLEAVKADLKDLMTSSQDWWPADYGHYGPLFIRMAWHSAGTYRTVDGRGGASGGTQRFAPLNSWPDNGNLDKARRLLEPIKQKYGRKLSWADLIILAGNVALESMGMETLGWAGGREDSFKPDESVYWGPETEWEAPQSERFDADDELQEPLGATVMGLIYVDPEGPDGDPDPLKSAKRIRQAFGRMAMNDAETAALIAGGHTFGKSHGATGDDMGPEPEAAPIEAQGLGWPDAGTGSETTTSGIEGAWNQWPTMWDTSYLDNLLDYEWELTESPAGAKQWEPVDEELQETVPDAHDPAEKHAPMMMTTDIALKRDSEFREIIEGYRDNPMEFLDAFARAWYKLIHRDMGPPERFLGPEVPEETMLWQDPLPDADYETIGEQAAADLKAELLDSELSVSQLVKTAWASAATYRDSDKRGGANGGRIRLEPQRSWEVNEPQQLETVLSTLEEIQTEFNDARSDDVRVSMADLIVLGGNAAIEQAAADAGYDVTVPFEPGRTDAAQDRTDEESFEALKPRIDPFRNYFGGEYDGPAEELMVDRADLLNLTPSEMTVLVGGLRGLGATYQDSELGVFTERPGTLTNDFFENLLDMDYEWEATSGPREVYEVRDRETGDVVWEASRVDLIFGSNSRLRALADVYASEEEKFVQDFVDAWHKVMTNDRFDLE; from the coding sequence ATGTCTCGACCCTCCCACGAGTGGTGGCCGAACAGGTTACAATTGGATATCCTCGACCAGAACGCCCAGAACCTCGGTCCGTACGACGAAGACTTCGATTACGCCGAGGCGTTCCAGACCCTCGATCTGGAAGCGGTGAAGGCAGATCTGAAAGACTTGATGACGTCCTCACAGGACTGGTGGCCGGCTGACTACGGGCACTACGGGCCGCTTTTCATCCGGATGGCCTGGCACAGTGCTGGCACCTACCGAACTGTCGATGGGCGTGGCGGGGCCTCGGGCGGCACCCAGCGGTTCGCGCCGCTGAACAGCTGGCCCGACAACGGCAACCTCGATAAAGCGCGCCGGCTGCTGGAGCCAATCAAACAGAAGTACGGTCGCAAGCTGTCGTGGGCCGACCTTATCATCCTCGCCGGGAACGTGGCGCTGGAATCGATGGGTATGGAGACGCTCGGCTGGGCCGGCGGACGCGAAGACAGCTTCAAGCCCGACGAGTCTGTCTACTGGGGGCCCGAAACAGAGTGGGAAGCACCGCAATCGGAGCGATTCGATGCCGACGACGAGCTTCAGGAACCACTTGGGGCTACCGTCATGGGACTCATCTACGTCGACCCCGAGGGCCCGGACGGGGACCCCGACCCGCTCAAGTCGGCCAAACGTATCCGCCAGGCGTTTGGCCGCATGGCGATGAACGACGCGGAGACGGCCGCACTCATCGCCGGCGGGCACACCTTCGGGAAGTCACACGGAGCCACGGGCGACGACATGGGCCCCGAACCCGAGGCGGCCCCCATCGAGGCACAGGGACTGGGGTGGCCAGACGCCGGCACGGGGTCCGAGACGACCACCAGCGGCATCGAAGGAGCGTGGAACCAGTGGCCGACCATGTGGGACACGTCCTATCTGGATAACCTGCTCGACTACGAGTGGGAGCTGACGGAGAGCCCTGCCGGTGCGAAGCAATGGGAACCCGTCGACGAGGAGCTTCAGGAAACCGTTCCGGACGCTCACGACCCCGCCGAGAAGCACGCACCGATGATGATGACGACGGATATCGCGCTCAAGCGCGATTCCGAGTTCCGGGAGATTATCGAAGGCTATCGGGACAATCCCATGGAGTTCCTGGATGCCTTCGCCCGAGCGTGGTACAAACTCATCCACCGTGATATGGGGCCCCCGGAGCGATTCCTCGGCCCTGAGGTCCCCGAGGAGACCATGCTGTGGCAGGACCCGCTTCCGGATGCCGACTACGAGACCATCGGCGAACAAGCAGCCGCCGACCTCAAAGCGGAACTGCTCGACTCGGAGCTTTCGGTGTCCCAGCTGGTCAAGACTGCCTGGGCGTCGGCGGCGACCTACCGGGACAGCGACAAGCGCGGGGGGGCCAACGGCGGTCGGATACGGCTCGAACCACAGCGGAGCTGGGAAGTCAACGAACCCCAGCAACTGGAGACGGTGCTCTCGACGCTCGAGGAAATCCAGACGGAGTTCAACGACGCCCGTTCCGACGACGTGCGGGTCTCCATGGCAGACCTCATCGTACTGGGTGGCAACGCGGCTATCGAGCAGGCGGCCGCCGATGCCGGGTACGATGTCACGGTCCCGTTCGAGCCGGGGCGAACTGATGCCGCCCAGGACCGGACCGACGAGGAGTCCTTCGAGGCGCTCAAGCCGCGAATCGACCCCTTCCGCAACTACTTCGGCGGCGAGTACGACGGGCCTGCTGAGGAACTCATGGTCGACCGGGCGGACCTGCTCAATCTGACGCCGTCGGAGATGACGGTGCTTGTCGGCGGGCTGCGTGGGCTGGGTGCCACCTATCAGGACTCGGAACTCGGCGTGTTCACGGAGCGGCCAGGGACGTTGACCAACGATTTCTTCGAGAACCTGCTCGATATGGACTACGAGTGGGAGGCCACCTCGGGCCCCAGAGAGGTGTACGAAGTGCGTGACCGCGAAACCGGCGACGTGGTCTGGGAAGCCAGCCGCGTGGATCTCATCTTCGGCTCGAACTCCCGACTGCGGGCCCTCGCAGACGTCTACGCGAGCGAGGAGGAGAAATTCGTTCAGGACTTCGTCGATGCCTGGCACAAGGTCATGACCAACGACCGGTTCGACCTGGAGTAG